In a single window of the Pontibacter russatus genome:
- the atpG gene encoding ATP synthase F1 subunit gamma produces the protein MASLKEVRSRIVSVSSTQQITKAMKMVSAAKLRRAQDNIMRMRPYAQRLSGILANLSSQTEGTVTNIYAEKRDVNRVLIIAVTSDRGLAGAFNANIVKAVVALIGSKYSSQAAAGNVTVLTIGKKALDAFNKRGMPVIGDYSGVFTNLSFDTVRGAAERAMDGFVAKEYDQVDLVYNEFKNVATQIVRHEQFLPIEDKPAVAADAAAMLVDYTFEPSKEQIIEELIPKSLKIQVYKAVLESNASEHGARMTAMDKATENAGELIKELKLTYNRTRQAAITKEILEIVGGAEALAAK, from the coding sequence ATGGCGAGTTTAAAAGAAGTCAGGAGCCGCATTGTTTCAGTTTCTTCGACACAGCAGATTACCAAAGCCATGAAAATGGTGTCGGCTGCGAAGTTGCGGCGTGCCCAGGACAATATCATGCGCATGCGCCCCTACGCGCAGCGCCTGAGCGGCATTCTGGCAAACCTGTCGTCGCAGACAGAGGGCACTGTAACGAACATATACGCCGAAAAGCGCGATGTGAACCGCGTGCTGATCATCGCCGTGACTTCTGACCGGGGCCTGGCGGGCGCGTTCAATGCCAACATCGTGAAGGCCGTCGTGGCCCTGATCGGCAGCAAGTACAGCAGCCAGGCTGCCGCAGGCAACGTGACGGTGCTCACCATCGGCAAAAAGGCCCTGGACGCCTTCAACAAGCGGGGCATGCCGGTCATCGGTGACTACAGCGGCGTCTTTACGAATTTGTCTTTTGACACGGTGCGCGGCGCGGCGGAGCGGGCCATGGATGGTTTTGTGGCAAAGGAGTATGACCAGGTAGACCTGGTGTATAACGAGTTCAAGAACGTAGCGACTCAAATCGTGCGGCACGAGCAGTTTCTGCCTATTGAAGACAAACCTGCTGTAGCAGCTGATGCTGCGGCCATGCTGGTGGACTATACCTTCGAGCCGTCGAAAGAGCAGATAATTGAAGAGCTGATCCCGAAGTCGCTGAAAATACAGGTATACAAAGCTGTGCTGGAGTCGAACGCTTCGGAGCACGGTGCCCGTATGACCGCCATGGACAAAGCAACGGAGAACGCCGGCGAGCTTATAAAAGAGCTGAAGCTAACGTATAACAGGACGCGTCAGGCAGCCATCACCAAGGAAATCCTTGAGATTGTGGGTGGTGCAGAGGCACTGGCAGCGAAATAA
- the atpA gene encoding F0F1 ATP synthase subunit alpha: protein MAEVRPDEVSAILREQLSNFRTEAELEEVGTVLQVGDGVARIYGLSKAQSGELLEFENGLQALVLNLEEDNVGAVLLGDYSEIKEGATVKRTNRIASIQVGEGIIGRVVNTLGQPIDGKGPISGELYEMPLERKAPGVIYRQPVNEPMQTGIKAIDSMIPIGRGQRELIIGDRQTGKSTVAIDTILNQREYFDRGEPVFCIYVAIGQKASTVAQIVKSLEEGGAMAYTVVVAATAADPAPMQFFAPFTGAAIGEFFRDTGRPALVVYDDLSKQAVAYREVSLLLRRPPGREAYPGDVFYLHSRLLERAAKINNSDEIAQNMNDLPDSIRHLVKGGGSLTALPIIETQAGDVSAYIPTNVISITDGQIFLETNLFNAGIRPAINVGISVSRVGGSAQIKSMKKVAGTLKLDQAQFRELEAFAKFGSDLDASTKLTIERGRRNLEILKQSQLSPVAVEEQVAIIYCATNGLLDSVPVNEVRAFEKDFLRNLRAQHADVLSALRAGKLDDQITGTLKQVAREVAASYKK, encoded by the coding sequence ATGGCAGAAGTAAGACCTGATGAAGTATCAGCCATATTAAGAGAACAGCTGTCCAACTTCCGCACCGAGGCGGAACTGGAAGAAGTAGGAACAGTGCTGCAGGTCGGAGACGGTGTCGCCCGCATCTACGGCCTTTCTAAGGCACAGTCCGGGGAGCTTTTAGAATTTGAGAACGGACTTCAGGCCCTTGTGCTTAACCTGGAGGAAGACAACGTGGGAGCCGTGTTGCTCGGCGACTACAGCGAAATAAAAGAAGGTGCCACTGTAAAGAGAACAAACCGTATCGCCTCTATTCAGGTAGGCGAAGGCATCATAGGCCGCGTGGTAAATACGCTCGGCCAGCCGATTGACGGCAAGGGCCCAATTTCGGGCGAGCTATATGAGATGCCGCTGGAACGCAAGGCCCCGGGCGTTATATACCGCCAGCCGGTAAACGAGCCGATGCAGACGGGCATCAAAGCAATTGACTCGATGATTCCGATTGGCCGCGGCCAGCGCGAGCTTATCATCGGGGACCGCCAGACAGGTAAATCAACCGTGGCGATTGACACCATCCTGAACCAGCGCGAGTACTTCGACAGAGGCGAGCCTGTGTTCTGTATCTATGTGGCCATTGGCCAGAAAGCGTCCACGGTAGCGCAGATTGTGAAATCGCTGGAAGAAGGCGGTGCGATGGCCTACACGGTAGTAGTGGCGGCCACGGCGGCCGACCCTGCACCAATGCAGTTCTTCGCACCATTTACCGGTGCCGCCATCGGCGAGTTCTTCCGCGACACCGGCCGTCCGGCCCTGGTGGTATATGACGACCTGTCGAAGCAGGCAGTGGCCTACCGTGAGGTGTCGCTGCTGCTGCGCCGCCCGCCTGGACGCGAAGCCTACCCAGGCGACGTGTTTTACCTGCACTCCCGCCTGCTGGAGCGTGCAGCCAAGATCAACAACTCGGACGAGATCGCACAGAACATGAACGACCTTCCGGACTCCATCCGGCACCTGGTGAAAGGCGGTGGTTCCTTAACGGCTCTCCCGATCATCGAGACGCAGGCCGGAGACGTGTCTGCCTATATCCCCACCAACGTGATCTCGATTACCGACGGGCAGATCTTCCTGGAGACCAACCTGTTCAACGCCGGTATCCGTCCTGCCATTAACGTAGGTATCTCGGTATCGCGTGTGGGTGGTTCGGCTCAGATCAAGTCCATGAAAAAGGTGGCCGGTACCCTGAAACTGGACCAGGCGCAGTTCCGCGAACTGGAGGCGTTTGCCAAGTTCGGTTCAGACCTGGACGCCTCTACCAAACTGACCATTGAGCGCGGCCGCCGCAACCTGGAAATCCTGAAGCAGTCGCAGCTTTCCCCGGTAGCGGTAGAAGAGCAGGTGGCCATTATCTACTGCGCCACAAACGGCTTGCTGGACAGCGTGCCGGTAAACGAGGTGAGAGCTTTTGAGAAGGACTTCCTGCGTAACCTGCGCGCGCAACACGCCGATGTGCTGAGTGCCCTGCGGGCCGGAAAGCTGGATGATCAGATTACCGGAACCCTGAAGCAGGTGGCGCGCGAGGTGGCAGCCAGTTACAAGAAATAG
- the atpH gene encoding ATP synthase F1 subunit delta: MSDIRVASRYAKSLIELAGEKGVLEQVHQDMLLFSSVVAQNRGFELLLTNPVIKSDKKLKVINSIFTGKVQPMTLLFFNLVAQKNREAVLLPMTAEFEKQYNEVKGIQIATVTSAYPLAPTQRESLIKRLTAETGKSIQLKESVDPALIGGFVLRVGDQQIDSSVRNSLRKLRNDFKDNSYINKL; encoded by the coding sequence ATGTCAGATATAAGAGTTGCTTCCAGGTACGCGAAGTCGCTGATTGAGCTGGCGGGCGAGAAAGGGGTCCTGGAGCAGGTGCACCAGGATATGCTGCTGTTCTCCTCCGTCGTTGCGCAGAACAGGGGCTTCGAGTTGCTGCTCACAAACCCGGTCATTAAGTCAGACAAGAAGCTGAAGGTAATCAACAGCATCTTTACGGGCAAGGTGCAGCCCATGACCCTGCTGTTCTTTAACCTCGTGGCCCAGAAAAACCGGGAGGCGGTACTGCTGCCCATGACCGCTGAGTTTGAGAAGCAGTACAACGAGGTAAAGGGCATCCAGATAGCAACCGTGACAAGCGCTTACCCGCTTGCGCCGACGCAACGGGAATCCCTGATAAAGCGATTAACCGCTGAAACCGGCAAATCCATCCAACTGAAAGAGTCGGTAGACCCCGCGCTCATCGGTGGTTTCGTGCTGCGCGTGGGCGACCAACAAATAGACAGCTCTGTGCGGAACAGCCTGCGCAAACTGAGAAATGATTTTAAAGACAACTCCTATATTAATAAACTATAA
- a CDS encoding F0F1 ATP synthase subunit B gives MELVTPGIGLIFWQAVTFLIVLFLLTKFAWKPIMKALHEREASIEGALSAAEKAKLEMQGLKAENEKLLAQARLERDKILRDATEAGNNLVERAKEKANEEGARMIAMAREAIETEKRAAIAEVKNQAAALSIEIAERILRRELSDPQAQQALAQDYVREVTLY, from the coding sequence ATGGAATTAGTAACCCCTGGTATAGGTCTGATTTTCTGGCAGGCAGTCACGTTCTTGATCGTTTTGTTCCTGCTGACAAAGTTTGCCTGGAAGCCGATCATGAAGGCGCTGCACGAGCGCGAGGCATCCATTGAGGGCGCCCTGAGCGCAGCGGAGAAGGCAAAGCTGGAGATGCAGGGCCTGAAGGCTGAGAACGAGAAACTGCTGGCACAGGCGCGCCTGGAGCGCGACAAGATACTCAGAGACGCGACAGAGGCTGGCAACAACCTGGTGGAGCGGGCAAAGGAAAAAGCGAACGAAGAAGGTGCCCGCATGATTGCCATGGCCCGCGAAGCGATCGAGACTGAGAAGCGCGCCGCCATCGCAGAGGTGAAAAACCAGGCTGCAGCACTCTCCATCGAGATAGCGGAACGCATCCTCCGCAGAGAACTGAGCGACCCGCAGGCACAGCAGGCGCTGGCACAGGACTATGTGCGCGAAGTAACACTTTACTAA